A genome region from Natronobeatus ordinarius includes the following:
- the acs gene encoding acetate--CoA ligase, which produces MSEEDVRGDGGLEARLEEEATFEPPESFVEQANVTDESIYEEFEENWPECWERAADFLEWDRAYDEVLVEDDAPTYQWFTGGKLNASYNCLDRHVEDGRGDAVAIEWEGELGETRTYTYGDLLEEVEAFAAALRDLGVEEDDIVTMYMPMVPELPIAMLACARIGAPHSVVFAGFSAEALATRMNAADSEHLVTCDGYYRRGDALDHLSKTNEGLADVEQDATTVVVDRLGDDLEHSLTEGQHDYDGLVAAHEGASVEPVSRDAEDMLFMMYTSGTTGQPKGVKHTTGGYLAYAAWTGHAVLDIKPEDTYWCSADIGWITGHSYIVYGPLALGTTTLMYEGTPDYPEKDRFWELVEEYEVDIFYTAPTAIRAFMKWGTEYPEAHDLSSLRLLGTVGEPINPRAWKWYYEHIGGEACPIVDTWWQTETGGHIITTLPGICEMKPGAAGPGLPGLDVRVVDTAGEEVEPGNAGYLTIDKPWPAMLRTLYRNDERFVSEYWQEYSDPDADEWVYFPEDGAKIDEDGYITVLGRVDDVINVSGHRLGTMELESAIVATAGVAEAAVVGGDHEIKGEAVYAYVIPEDGYEGGEELEDKIVDNVVEGIGPIAKPEDVIFTPELPKTRSGKIMRRLLEDIASGNELGNTSTLRNPEVVEEIAAQVQEE; this is translated from the coding sequence ATGTCAGAGGAAGACGTGCGTGGTGATGGTGGCCTCGAAGCACGACTCGAGGAGGAAGCGACCTTCGAGCCACCCGAGTCGTTCGTCGAACAGGCGAACGTCACGGACGAATCGATCTACGAAGAGTTCGAGGAGAACTGGCCCGAGTGCTGGGAGCGGGCGGCAGACTTTCTCGAGTGGGACCGAGCGTACGACGAGGTACTCGTCGAGGACGACGCGCCCACGTATCAGTGGTTCACGGGCGGGAAGCTGAACGCCTCGTACAACTGCCTCGATCGCCACGTCGAGGACGGCCGCGGCGACGCCGTCGCGATCGAGTGGGAGGGCGAACTCGGCGAGACGCGAACGTACACCTACGGCGACCTGCTCGAAGAGGTCGAGGCGTTCGCGGCGGCACTCCGGGACCTCGGCGTCGAGGAGGACGACATCGTGACGATGTACATGCCGATGGTTCCCGAGTTGCCGATTGCGATGCTCGCGTGTGCGCGTATCGGTGCCCCTCACTCGGTGGTGTTCGCGGGCTTCTCCGCGGAGGCGCTCGCGACGCGAATGAACGCCGCCGACAGCGAGCACCTGGTCACCTGTGACGGCTACTACCGCCGCGGCGACGCCCTCGATCACCTCTCGAAGACCAACGAGGGGCTCGCGGACGTCGAACAGGACGCCACGACGGTGGTCGTCGACCGGCTCGGCGACGACCTCGAGCACTCGCTCACAGAGGGCCAGCACGACTACGACGGGCTGGTCGCAGCACACGAGGGCGCGTCGGTCGAGCCGGTCTCGCGGGACGCCGAGGACATGCTGTTTATGATGTACACCTCCGGCACGACCGGCCAGCCCAAGGGGGTGAAACACACGACGGGTGGCTACCTCGCCTACGCCGCCTGGACGGGCCACGCGGTGCTCGACATCAAGCCCGAGGACACCTACTGGTGTTCGGCCGACATCGGCTGGATCACCGGCCACAGCTACATCGTCTACGGACCGCTCGCGCTCGGAACGACGACGCTGATGTACGAGGGCACGCCGGACTATCCCGAGAAGGACCGCTTCTGGGAGCTCGTCGAGGAGTACGAGGTCGACATCTTCTACACGGCGCCGACGGCGATCCGGGCGTTCATGAAGTGGGGTACGGAGTACCCCGAAGCACACGACCTCTCCTCGCTGCGCCTGCTGGGGACGGTCGGCGAGCCGATCAACCCCCGTGCCTGGAAGTGGTACTACGAGCACATCGGCGGTGAGGCGTGCCCGATCGTCGACACCTGGTGGCAGACCGAAACTGGCGGCCACATCATCACGACCCTTCCCGGCATCTGTGAGATGAAACCCGGCGCGGCCGGCCCGGGACTCCCCGGCCTCGACGTCCGCGTCGTCGACACTGCAGGCGAGGAGGTCGAGCCCGGCAACGCCGGCTACCTCACCATCGACAAACCGTGGCCCGCGATGTTGCGCACCCTCTACCGGAACGACGAACGGTTCGTCTCCGAGTACTGGCAGGAGTACTCAGATCCCGACGCCGACGAGTGGGTCTACTTCCCCGAAGACGGCGCGAAGATCGACGAAGACGGCTACATCACCGTGCTGGGTCGCGTCGACGACGTGATCAACGTCTCCGGCCACCGCCTGGGAACGATGGAACTCGAGAGCGCCATCGTCGCCACTGCGGGCGTCGCCGAGGCCGCCGTCGTCGGCGGCGACCACGAGATCAAAGGCGAGGCCGTCTACGCCTACGTCATCCCCGAGGACGGCTACGAGGGCGGCGAGGAACTCGAGGACAAGATCGTCGACAACGTGGTCGAGGGCATCGGCCCGATCGCCAAACCAGAGGATGTGATCTTTACGCCCGAACTGCCGAAGACGCGCTCGGGCAAGATCATGCGTCGCTTACTCGAGGACATCGCCAGCGGCAACGAGCTCGGAAACACCTCGACGCTTCGCAACCCCGAGGTCGTCGAGGAGATCGCAGCGCAGGTGCAAGAGGAGTAA
- a CDS encoding universal stress protein, with protein sequence MYEKILIPTDGSTVAQNAVSHAVDLADRYDAELHALYVVDISAIDVSLGTEQVQRIKDGHFDEMPELQARAREATEAVAEQGEELGLEVVESIVAGRPHAEIARYAEEHDVDMIVMGSAGRGGVRRALLGSVAERTLRTATIPVLVVDIREED encoded by the coding sequence ATGTACGAGAAAATACTCATCCCCACCGACGGAAGCACAGTCGCACAGAACGCCGTTTCCCACGCCGTCGACCTCGCCGACCGCTACGACGCCGAACTCCACGCGCTGTACGTCGTCGACATCAGCGCGATCGACGTCAGCCTCGGCACCGAGCAGGTCCAGCGGATCAAAGACGGCCACTTCGACGAGATGCCCGAACTCCAGGCGCGAGCGCGTGAGGCAACCGAAGCCGTCGCCGAGCAGGGCGAGGAACTCGGCCTCGAGGTCGTCGAGTCGATCGTCGCCGGCCGACCGCACGCGGAGATCGCCCGCTACGCCGAAGAGCACGACGTCGACATGATCGTGATGGGCTCTGCCGGTCGCGGCGGCGTCCGTCGGGCACTGCTCGGCAGCGTCGCCGAGCGAACCCTCCGAACTGCGACGATTCCGGTGCTCGTCGTCGACATCCGCGAAGAAGACTGA
- a CDS encoding tRNA (cytidine(56)-2'-O)-methyltransferase — MNETPEVAVLRLGHRPGRDERMTTHVGLTARALGADRVLFPDNAGSSLETVADITDRFGGPFAAELTDSPRAVVRNWEGRVAHLTMYGEPVQDVESEIRTTLQDDGEPLLVVVGAEKVPFDVYEAADWNVAVTNQPHSEVAGLAVFLDRLFDGRELEREWEDADRRVIPQETGKQVESLEEE; from the coding sequence ATGAACGAGACGCCCGAGGTCGCCGTCCTCCGCCTCGGTCACCGGCCAGGTCGAGACGAACGGATGACCACACACGTCGGCCTCACGGCCCGGGCACTCGGCGCAGACCGGGTGCTCTTTCCCGACAACGCCGGCAGCTCGCTCGAGACGGTCGCCGACATCACCGATCGCTTCGGCGGGCCGTTCGCGGCCGAACTCACCGACTCCCCGCGAGCGGTCGTCCGAAACTGGGAGGGGCGCGTCGCCCACCTCACGATGTACGGCGAGCCCGTCCAGGACGTCGAGTCCGAGATCCGGACGACGCTCCAGGACGACGGCGAACCGTTGCTCGTCGTCGTCGGCGCCGAGAAGGTCCCCTTCGACGTCTACGAGGCCGCCGACTGGAACGTCGCCGTCACGAACCAGCCCCACTCCGAGGTGGCCGGCCTGGCCGTCTTCCTCGACCGCCTGTTCGACGGACGCGAGCTCGAGCGCGAGTGGGAGGACGCTGACCGACGCGTCATCCCGCAGGAGACGGGCAAACAGGTGGAGTCGCTCGAGGAAGAGTAA
- a CDS encoding DUF4212 domain-containing protein has product MTDERAETDGGTATVGDAGQSVDYLDEEINIFKPATPFMRDNLKMIFGLFTVWLVFIFGPATASYFAPEYMFETRILGGYPLSFFLTAIVAPAAALALSAVYAWYRDKLDDKYGVSHESEGDAGTATAATDGGNQ; this is encoded by the coding sequence ATGACAGATGAACGTGCAGAGACCGATGGCGGAACCGCCACGGTGGGAGACGCCGGACAGTCCGTCGACTACCTGGACGAGGAGATCAACATTTTCAAGCCAGCGACCCCGTTCATGCGGGACAACCTGAAGATGATCTTCGGGTTGTTCACCGTCTGGCTGGTGTTCATCTTCGGCCCGGCGACGGCGAGTTACTTCGCCCCGGAGTATATGTTCGAAACGCGGATCCTCGGTGGCTACCCGCTCAGTTTCTTCCTGACCGCCATCGTCGCACCGGCCGCCGCGCTGGCGCTGTCGGCGGTCTACGCCTGGTACCGTGACAAGCTCGACGACAAGTACGGCGTCTCACACGAATCCGAAGGGGACGCCGGTACGGCCACAGCCGCGACCGACGGTGGTAACCAATGA
- a CDS encoding solute symporter family protein, protein MIEPILLQNGYETALDPGFKLIPALTIVAMMVLFLGVGWFFRVAAVDDLWVAGRSIGPIENGMAIGANWMSAASYLGVAALVATAGFYGLGFVVGWTTGYFILLIFMAAQFRRFGKYTAPDFVGDRFYSDRARGIAAFTTLVIAFVYAIGQGSGMGLMAQYILGLSYEAGVILFMGVTIAYVALSGMLGATKNMAIQYVILILAFTIGLYAIGWTQGWSTVLPYLEAGPQTAELIDAFNDEFAEPFAVNSFYMWIALVVSLILGTCGLPHVLVRFYTVDNERTARWSTVWGLFFICLLYWGTATYAVFGGLLYEEPAQPGAETAMTLGVEGVDSFMEMPPGDSDALVALAAQLADLPEWLVGIVAAGAVAAALATTAGLFISASSAAAHDIYTNLYKQNATQREQMIVGRTTILVIGVLVTIVALDPPALIGELVAMSFAIAACVFFPVFFLGLWWENATREGALAGMLTGIVVSFGAILNDTAIPMYTGVEGAVSAELATIVPGLASALVGVPLAFIAIIVVSLVTNDPPEDVKRLVRQCHSPKPMQRMESAEDAAADGGSPADD, encoded by the coding sequence ATGATCGAGCCGATCCTCTTACAGAACGGCTACGAGACTGCACTCGATCCCGGTTTTAAGCTCATTCCGGCGCTGACGATCGTCGCGATGATGGTGCTGTTCCTGGGTGTCGGCTGGTTCTTCCGCGTCGCGGCAGTCGACGACCTCTGGGTCGCCGGCCGCTCGATCGGCCCGATCGAAAATGGGATGGCGATCGGCGCGAACTGGATGAGCGCCGCGTCGTACCTCGGCGTCGCCGCACTGGTCGCGACAGCAGGGTTCTACGGACTGGGGTTCGTCGTCGGCTGGACGACGGGCTACTTCATCCTGCTCATCTTCATGGCCGCACAGTTCCGTCGCTTCGGGAAGTACACCGCACCCGACTTCGTCGGTGACCGCTTCTACTCCGACCGCGCACGCGGGATCGCCGCGTTCACGACGCTCGTCATCGCGTTCGTCTACGCGATCGGTCAGGGCAGCGGGATGGGGCTGATGGCCCAGTACATCCTGGGACTGTCCTACGAAGCCGGCGTGATCCTCTTTATGGGCGTCACGATCGCCTACGTCGCCCTCTCCGGAATGCTTGGTGCGACGAAGAACATGGCGATCCAGTACGTCATCCTCATCCTCGCGTTCACCATCGGCCTCTACGCCATCGGCTGGACGCAGGGCTGGTCGACGGTCCTGCCGTACCTCGAGGCCGGTCCGCAGACCGCAGAACTCATCGACGCGTTCAACGACGAGTTCGCCGAACCGTTCGCCGTCAACAGCTTCTACATGTGGATCGCGCTGGTCGTCAGCCTGATCCTCGGTACCTGTGGCCTCCCGCACGTCCTCGTGCGTTTCTACACGGTCGACAACGAACGGACCGCCCGCTGGTCGACCGTCTGGGGCCTCTTTTTCATCTGTCTGCTGTACTGGGGGACCGCCACCTACGCCGTCTTCGGCGGCCTGCTGTACGAAGAGCCCGCACAGCCGGGTGCCGAAACCGCCATGACGCTGGGTGTCGAGGGAGTGGATTCCTTCATGGAGATGCCTCCCGGCGACAGCGACGCACTCGTTGCACTGGCCGCCCAGCTCGCCGACCTGCCGGAGTGGCTCGTCGGCATCGTCGCCGCCGGGGCGGTCGCCGCCGCACTCGCGACAACCGCGGGGCTGTTCATCTCCGCGTCTTCCGCGGCTGCACACGACATCTACACCAACCTCTACAAGCAGAACGCGACCCAGCGCGAGCAGATGATCGTCGGCCGGACGACGATTCTCGTGATCGGCGTCCTCGTCACGATCGTCGCGCTCGACCCGCCGGCGCTGATCGGTGAACTCGTCGCGATGTCGTTCGCGATCGCCGCCTGTGTGTTCTTCCCGGTGTTCTTCCTCGGTCTCTGGTGGGAGAACGCCACCCGTGAAGGCGCACTCGCCGGCATGCTCACCGGTATCGTCGTCTCCTTCGGTGCGATCCTGAACGATACGGCCATTCCGATGTACACCGGCGTCGAGGGAGCCGTCTCGGCGGAGCTCGCCACGATCGTGCCGGGGCTCGCCTCGGCGCTCGTCGGCGTCCCGCTCGCGTTCATCGCGATCATCGTCGTCTCGCTGGTGACGAACGATCCACCCGAAGACGTCAAACGGCTCGTGCGCCAATGTCACAGCCCCAAACCGATGCAGCGAATGGAGTCCGCCGAAGACGCCGCCGCCGACGGTGGCTCCCCCGCTGACGACTAA
- a CDS encoding bacterio-opsin activator domain-containing protein yields the protein MSVEETTPDILSRTQYEALLDAAATYREALVVRLAGEVGLRPAELSRLRPGDVRRVQVDPLRYLLTVPADETDAIDRTAYLPTRVERELRRYVRSNAIGDDDRIFPVTPRRLQMLVSEVADRAADLRTDPSLAAVSSSDLRRFFAYTALVEHDVNPRVVKAVGGWHSFEGLEPYLPAPTEGTIVDAFEPVERPETAPAEPTEVDDDTVIRSLLTATERCALVRLDEEGYVDRWNRGAAATFGYRAGEILGTHVSTFYTDEDVERGVPERTLRAAAAGSGVEDDGWRVRNDGSTFFASEHIAPVRDEDGRHRGFAVLVFDVTEFYEHLESTQPTSDESAGVSLVDLHRDVTNALLEASTHEEIETDVSTTLAEGDAYSFAWIDRRTLSSRHLEWRAVGGLEPDDVDALASSLDTAEHDESSDEPATASSVDRDVSVDLPNGGRFAGAVATVPIVSGETVYGTLRIGSTRPDAFDDVEREWLETIGRQVGHAIAAVRRRNLLLSDTVVELEFVCTDDRSFFVDATDRLACRFELDSLVPISESKHLYYVRLGGASPGDVFELAEDDPGIEDARLIESYEAGYRVEFVVDGSSPTLTLTEYGATVLETIVEGGEATIVAECAADADLRTIVDGLRSQFPGSELVGKREVERSVQTAREFRAGLEERLTDRQEAALRAAYFGGYYDWPRESTAEEIADAMDISSPTLHNHLRKAQHELLRTFFDESSVDDAARGGE from the coding sequence ATGAGCGTCGAGGAAACAACGCCAGACATCCTCTCACGAACCCAGTACGAGGCGCTCCTCGACGCGGCGGCGACGTACCGGGAGGCGCTCGTCGTTCGACTCGCCGGCGAGGTCGGCCTTCGACCGGCGGAACTGTCCCGACTTCGTCCAGGTGACGTGAGGCGGGTACAGGTCGATCCGCTTCGCTACCTGCTCACCGTTCCGGCCGACGAGACCGACGCGATCGACCGAACGGCGTACCTGCCGACCCGAGTCGAACGCGAACTCCGCCGGTACGTCCGGAGCAACGCCATCGGCGACGACGACCGGATCTTCCCCGTTACGCCACGTCGCCTCCAGATGCTCGTCTCGGAAGTCGCCGACCGGGCTGCCGACCTGCGAACCGACCCGTCGCTCGCGGCGGTCTCGAGCAGTGACCTCCGGCGATTTTTCGCGTACACGGCCCTCGTCGAACACGACGTCAACCCACGGGTGGTGAAAGCCGTCGGCGGCTGGCACAGCTTCGAAGGACTCGAGCCGTACCTGCCGGCGCCGACCGAAGGGACGATCGTCGACGCGTTCGAGCCGGTCGAACGACCCGAGACAGCACCGGCCGAACCGACCGAGGTCGACGACGACACCGTGATCAGATCGCTGTTGACCGCGACCGAGCGGTGTGCGCTGGTTCGCCTCGACGAGGAGGGATACGTCGACCGGTGGAACCGCGGCGCTGCGGCGACGTTCGGCTACCGGGCCGGCGAAATTCTCGGCACGCACGTCTCGACGTTTTACACCGACGAAGACGTCGAACGCGGCGTCCCGGAACGAACCCTGCGGGCGGCGGCTGCGGGGTCCGGCGTCGAGGACGACGGCTGGCGCGTCAGAAACGACGGCTCGACCTTTTTCGCGAGCGAGCACATCGCGCCCGTCCGCGACGAGGACGGTCGTCACCGCGGATTCGCCGTCCTCGTCTTCGACGTCACCGAGTTCTACGAGCACCTCGAGTCGACCCAGCCGACGAGCGACGAATCCGCGGGCGTCTCGCTCGTTGATCTCCACCGGGACGTCACGAACGCGCTGCTCGAGGCGTCGACCCACGAAGAGATCGAGACCGACGTCAGTACGACGCTCGCCGAAGGAGACGCCTACTCGTTCGCCTGGATCGACCGACGGACGCTCTCGAGTCGCCACCTCGAGTGGCGGGCGGTGGGCGGGCTCGAGCCCGACGACGTCGACGCGCTCGCCTCGTCACTGGACACTGCCGAGCACGACGAGTCGAGCGACGAGCCGGCGACGGCGAGTTCGGTCGACCGCGACGTGTCCGTCGACCTCCCGAACGGCGGTCGGTTCGCTGGCGCGGTCGCGACGGTTCCCATTGTCTCCGGGGAGACGGTGTACGGGACGCTCCGGATCGGATCCACGCGTCCCGACGCGTTCGACGACGTCGAACGCGAGTGGCTCGAGACGATCGGTCGACAGGTCGGTCACGCCATCGCTGCCGTCAGACGGCGCAACCTGTTGCTGTCGGATACGGTGGTCGAACTCGAGTTCGTCTGTACCGACGACCGGTCGTTTTTCGTCGACGCCACCGACCGGCTCGCCTGCCGGTTCGAACTCGATTCACTCGTTCCGATCTCGGAGTCGAAACACCTCTACTACGTCCGTCTCGGCGGCGCCTCGCCCGGCGACGTCTTCGAACTCGCCGAGGACGATCCGGGAATCGAAGACGCCCGGCTGATCGAGAGCTACGAAGCGGGCTATCGTGTCGAGTTCGTCGTCGACGGCTCCTCGCCGACGCTCACGCTCACAGAGTACGGGGCGACCGTCCTCGAGACCATCGTCGAGGGGGGCGAGGCGACGATCGTCGCCGAGTGTGCGGCCGACGCCGACCTCCGAACGATTGTCGACGGCCTCCGTTCGCAGTTTCCGGGCTCGGAGCTCGTTGGCAAGCGCGAGGTCGAGCGCTCCGTCCAGACCGCACGGGAGTTCCGTGCGGGGCTCGAAGAGCGGCTCACGGACCGCCAGGAGGCGGCCCTCCGGGCTGCGTACTTCGGCGGCTACTACGACTGGCCCCGGGAGAGTACGGCCGAGGAGATCGCGGACGCGATGGACATCTCCTCGCCGACACTTCACAACCACCTGCGAAAGGCCCAGCACGAGCTGCTCCGAACGTTCTTCGACGAGTCGTCGGTCGACGACGCAGCACGCGGCGGCGAGTGA
- the katG gene encoding catalase/peroxidase HPI has translation MTGSDQDWWPEQLNLKILDQNARPVDPMGEEFDYAEEFEKLDLEEVKADIEDVLTTSQDWWPADYGHYGPLIIRMAWHSAGTYRTTDGRGGAAGGRQRFAPLNSWPDNVNLDKARRVLWPVKQKYGRSLSWADLLVLSGNVALESMGFETYGFAGGREDAFEPDEGVDWGPEEEWLGSERHDEEGTLEGDLAADHMGLIYVNPEGPGGDPDPVKSAEYIRQSFGRMAMNDEETVALIAGGHEFGKVHGAASDDHLGPDPEGAPIEQQGLGWESEYGTGKGDDTITSGLEGPWTESPIEWNHDFLENLFEYEYELDESPAGAYQWTPVDEEAQGSAPAAHDPEGSQTPMMLTTDLALKEDPDYREIAKRFYENPEELEEAFAKAWFKLIHRDMGPKARYLGPEVPEEEFLWQDPLPDADYDPIGEAEVAELKAAILESELSVSQLVKTAWASASTYRDSDKRGGANGARIRLEPQKNWEVNEPEELATVLTVLEEIQAEFNNSRSDDVRVSLADLIVLGGCAAVEQAAADAGYDVEVPFEPGRTDATAEQTDVESFEWLEPDADGFRNYYTEGDVMERSAEELLVDRADLLTLTVPEMTALVGGMRALSATYGNSDLGVFTDEPETLSNDFFEVLLDMGYEWEATDEDEDVFELRDRETGEVEWTASRVDLVFGSNSRLRAIAEVYGAEDGEEQFVQDFVDAWHKVMSLDRFDLE, from the coding sequence ATGACTGGGTCTGATCAAGACTGGTGGCCGGAACAGCTGAACCTGAAGATCCTCGATCAGAACGCTCGTCCCGTCGACCCGATGGGCGAGGAGTTCGACTACGCCGAGGAGTTCGAGAAACTCGACCTCGAGGAGGTGAAAGCGGACATCGAAGACGTATTGACGACGTCTCAGGACTGGTGGCCAGCCGACTACGGGCACTACGGGCCGCTCATCATCCGGATGGCGTGGCACAGCGCGGGCACCTACCGCACCACCGACGGCCGCGGCGGTGCCGCCGGCGGCCGACAGCGGTTCGCCCCGCTCAACAGCTGGCCCGACAACGTCAACCTCGATAAGGCCCGGCGCGTACTCTGGCCGGTCAAACAGAAGTACGGCCGCAGCCTCTCGTGGGCCGACCTGCTGGTCCTCTCCGGCAACGTCGCCCTCGAGTCGATGGGCTTTGAGACGTACGGTTTCGCCGGCGGCCGTGAGGACGCCTTCGAGCCCGACGAGGGCGTCGACTGGGGGCCAGAAGAGGAGTGGCTCGGCTCCGAACGCCACGACGAGGAGGGAACCCTCGAGGGCGACCTCGCCGCCGACCACATGGGCCTGATCTACGTGAACCCCGAGGGGCCAGGCGGTGATCCGGACCCCGTAAAGTCGGCGGAGTACATCCGCCAGTCGTTCGGCCGCATGGCGATGAACGACGAGGAGACGGTCGCGCTCATCGCCGGCGGACACGAGTTCGGGAAAGTCCACGGCGCGGCCTCCGACGATCACCTCGGCCCGGACCCCGAGGGTGCCCCGATCGAGCAGCAGGGACTGGGCTGGGAGAGCGAGTACGGCACCGGCAAGGGCGACGACACGATCACCAGCGGCCTCGAGGGGCCGTGGACCGAGTCGCCGATCGAGTGGAACCACGACTTCCTCGAGAACCTCTTCGAGTACGAGTACGAACTCGACGAGAGCCCCGCCGGCGCCTACCAGTGGACGCCGGTCGACGAGGAGGCACAGGGGTCCGCGCCGGCCGCCCACGACCCCGAGGGCAGCCAGACCCCGATGATGCTCACGACGGACCTTGCGCTCAAGGAGGATCCGGATTACCGTGAGATCGCAAAGCGCTTCTACGAGAACCCGGAGGAACTCGAGGAGGCCTTCGCGAAGGCCTGGTTCAAGCTCATCCACCGCGACATGGGCCCGAAAGCGCGCTACCTCGGTCCCGAGGTTCCCGAAGAGGAGTTCCTCTGGCAGGACCCACTCCCCGACGCCGACTACGACCCGATCGGCGAGGCGGAGGTCGCCGAGCTCAAAGCCGCGATCCTCGAGTCCGAGCTCTCCGTCTCCCAGCTGGTCAAGACCGCCTGGGCGTCGGCCTCCACCTACCGCGACAGCGACAAGCGCGGCGGCGCCAACGGCGCGCGCATCCGTCTCGAGCCCCAGAAGAACTGGGAGGTCAACGAGCCCGAAGAGCTGGCGACGGTGCTGACGGTCCTCGAGGAGATCCAGGCCGAGTTCAACAACTCGCGATCCGACGACGTGCGGGTCTCGCTGGCCGACCTGATCGTGCTGGGCGGCTGTGCGGCCGTCGAACAGGCGGCGGCAGACGCCGGCTACGACGTCGAGGTGCCGTTCGAACCCGGCCGTACCGACGCCACGGCCGAACAGACCGACGTCGAGTCCTTCGAGTGGCTCGAGCCGGACGCCGACGGCTTCCGCAACTACTACACCGAGGGTGACGTGATGGAGCGCTCGGCCGAGGAGCTGCTGGTCGACAGAGCCGACCTCCTGACGCTGACCGTCCCCGAGATGACGGCCTTGGTCGGCGGCATGCGCGCGCTCTCCGCCACCTATGGGAACTCCGATCTCGGCGTCTTCACCGACGAGCCGGAGACGCTGAGCAACGACTTCTTCGAAGTCCTGCTCGACATGGGCTACGAGTGGGAAGCGACCGACGAGGACGAGGACGTCTTCGAGCTTCGCGACCGCGAAACGGGCGAGGTCGAGTGGACGGCCAGTCGCGTGGATCTCGTCTTCGGCTCGAACTCCCGGCTTCGCGCCATCGCGGAAGTCTACGGCGCCGAGGACGGCGAAGAGCAGTTCGTGCAGGACTTCGTCGACGCGTGGCACAAAGTGATGAGCCTCGACCGCTTCGACCTCGAGTAA